In Columba livia isolate bColLiv1 breed racing homer chromosome 8, bColLiv1.pat.W.v2, whole genome shotgun sequence, a single genomic region encodes these proteins:
- the AKR1A1 gene encoding aldo-keto reductase family 1 member A1, which translates to MSAACSFVALHTGQKMPLIGLGTWKSDRGQVKEAVKYALSVGYQHIDCAAAYSNEAEIGEAFHECLGPNKVIKREDLFVTSKLWNTKHHPDDVEPALRKTLGDLKLDYLDLYLMHWPHAFERGDNLFPKNPDNTMRYDYTDYKDTWKAMEKLVEKGLVKAIGLSNFNSRQIDDVLSVATVKPAVLQVECHPYLAQNELIAHCQKRGLVVTAYSPLGSPDRMWKNPDEPVLLEEPGIKKLAEKYSKSPAQIILRWQVQREVVVIPKSVTPARIQQNLQVFDFSLTEEEMSHIGSLNKNWRYIVPMITVNGKLVARDAGHPHYPFNDPY; encoded by the exons ATGTCTGCAGCATGCAGCTTCGTTGCACTCCACACTGGGCAGAAGATGCCTCTCATAGGACTGGGAACTTGGAAAAGTGACCGTGGCCAG GTGAAAGAGGCGGTGAAATATGCCCTAAGTGTGGGTTATCAGCACATCGATTGCGCAGCAGCGTACAGCAATGAAGCAGAGATTGGTGAGGCTTTCCACGAATGCCTTGGGCCCAATAAG GTTATTAAGAGGGAGGACCTGTTTGTAACATCAAAGCTCTGGAATACCAAGCACCACCCAGATGATGTGGAGCCAGCACTAAGGAAAACACTTGGAGACTTGAAACTGGATTACCTGGACCTGTACCTCATGCACTGGCCTCATGCCTTTGA ACGAGGGGACAATCTCTTCCCAAAGAATCCTGATAACACGATGCGTTATGATTACACTGATTACAAGGATACCTGGAAGGCTATGGAGAAGCTGGTAGAAAAAGGTCTCGTGAAAGCCATTGGGCTGTCAAACTTCAACAGTCGTCAGATTGATGATGTACTAAGCGTGGCTACTGTCAAACCAGCTGTGCTCCAG GTGGAATGCCATCCTTACCTAGCTCAGAACGAGCTGATAGCTCACTGCCAGAAACGAGGACTGGTTGTCACTGCCTACAGTCCTCTCGGTTCTCCAGATCGCATGTGGAAAAATCCAGATGAACCTGTGCTTCTAGAAGAACCTGGGATCAAAAAACTGgcagaaaaatacagcaaatcaCCTGCACAGATCATCCTCAG ATGGCAAGTGCAGCGTGAAGTGGTTGTCATTCCCAAGAGCGTCACTCCTGCTCGCATTCAGCAGAATCTCCAG GTGTTTGATTTCAGCCTCACAGAAGAGGAGATGAGCCACATTGGAAGCCTGAATAAGAACTGGCGTTACATTGTGCCAATGATTACG